TCTAGAAAACGTTTATCCCTGTAAAAATGCCAAGAGAATCTTGATTTGTAATGGCATGTTTTTCTCTTAAGATGGTATATAGCAAAATAATGGTTAAGTGTTCTAGCTTGGTCACTTAACGTCTGTAATATTGGCCAGTAAAGCTAAAGAAGCTCAGAAATACAGTAACTACTCAAAGAATAGGTTCCTATCACTTATGGCAGCCAAGAATCGAAGCAGGCAGTAATTAAGGGGGTAAAACTTTCCATCGCTTTAAAAAGTGGCATGCTATGCTCCCTGAAGTTGGATAAATTACTATTGTGGCAATCAGTGAAACAAAACAGTAAGACTTAAAAAGCCCAAGAAGAAATCAAACAACAAAGACATTGCATTGCACTTTTTAATTGCACAGgtagttttaaataaatggagaaagcaCCTTCCAAAAGTTACACTAGCAGGGAAAGATTTCATCAAGCATTTACATAGTAAATTTCCATAGTTTTACAAAAGATTCTTGATCTTTACTTGAACTGTACATGAGGGAAAGGAGTCCCCTCAGGTAGGTGTTCTCTCTGCTTGCAGAAGCAAACTAAAGGACCTAAAATCGGAGACAAGCCTGGGATGccaagaagggagaaaaatgatAAAGGGCCATTCATAAATTCCATGTCTAAGACACTTGTCCAGTGACCCTTACAGGAGAATTTTAGGGCAAACTTCTGCCCTTAAGATAAAGGTACAACCTCAAAAGCTGTGATTCTAGATTATAGTAATAAATCTGAGTACCTTGGACTGCTGGATGACAAAAGACAATACTTGGGGTGACCTATAAAGTTTGAACAAATACTTTAGAGGAATTCCCTAGGACTGTACACCCTCTACTTTGGCTTTTTGAATGAAGCATAGGCTTCTCTGCTATCTTCCAGGCAGTGTAATAGTCAAGGAAAAGGGCAACAGCATTGGATCATTCCTTAGACACTAATCAGCTGGGGAAAGAGTTCATTGGCAAAAGTGTCCTCCCAAGAATGGTCTACACCAAGCAGAGAGGACATGTCGctgaagggggaaggggagcccTCATATCCACAGTCGCTATAAGCATCCAGTAGACAGGAAGATGGCTTCGGGCAGTGGCTGGGTGAAAGTAGATCTGAGGTGCCCAGTTCTGGAATGAAGTCATCTTCTACAAGTTCTTCCTTCACTGAGACAGTGAATTCAGGGTGATCTTTCTCTGAGGGGCTGAAAGGTGCTTCCTCAATTTTCACTACCACATTTGCTTGGCTCTCTGTCTCAGAGGGTATCTCTAAGACGAGGGGCTTGGTATACACGTGGTCAAAACGAATCAGTTCATTAATGGCTTCCAGCTTGGCTGATGACGTCCCCAGTGACGGAGAAGAGGAGGCCGGTAAGGAACTGGGTCCTTCTGGGTAGACTTCTGGTTGTTCCTCCAGGCTGGTAGACTCTGGGGAAGGACATCTGAAGAACATGACTGGATCCAAGTTGAACAGAATGCCCAACAGGATATCAGACTGCAAGAGGCAAAAATTCAATGGAATCCAATCATTAGAATGCACCCAAGAATCTACCTTAGAACACTACTAGGTCCCACAATGTAAGTTAATTATTATGCAATAGGATGACCTCCGAGACCCACAGACCCATTTACCTACGCTTCACTCTGTGCTCTAAACCATCCGCAGATAGGGAAGACCGTCAATATTCACTTCTAACCCAACCAAAACCAActtctgccctcctctgcctggTTAGGGATATCAGCCATCAAACAGATGGAATTAACAAGTTATAGACCTCTTCACTAAATCCCGATAACCCCTACCTCAGAGTCTGAAGAGTCAACACCGTCAGAATCCATGGGGAGATGTTCTGGAGGGGTGACAACTGGGCCTGCACCTGCTGCAGAGGTGCACGTAGTCTGAGTGCTGCGGACTCAGCAGACCCGGCCACCGGCCTCGCTCCATTCCCCTAGGAGGAAAGACCACCGTGGATGAACAGCTCAAACTGCTGAGTCCTCAAGGAAACACTCACCAGGCAACTGTGGTTCTCTACTTTTCAAGAAAGCTAGAAAACTATTCTTTAGAGCTGAAACCTTTCCCTTACCTTTGTTACCTTTCCATTTTATGGAGTCCTCCACATGAAGAGGAGGAAAGGTTAAGACTAACTTCATTGTCATTTTCTATGCAATGAAACATTTTCACTCCCCAAGAAAAGATTCACAAAGGACTGAAATTCTTAAATAATATCTTCAGAGATGTtctccataataataataatgttttgttttgtttttaatttttttatgtctttattttgagagagaaacagagcacaagcagggggaggggcagagagagggagacacagaatcccaagctggctccaggctctgagctgtcagcccagagcctcacacagggcttgaacccacagactgtgagattctgacctgagctgaagtcggacacttaaccgactgagccacccagggcccccatcCATAATAATGTCCTTAATAAAGTACTGCAGTGCATTTAGACCCCAAATCTTTCTGGACAGCAATTTCTTACAGACTAGAACGGCCCTACTGTCAATCTTAGACCACTTAAGTGATCTCAATAAATGGGCCAGGTCCATACATTAAAACCCATGCATCACCTTCTATCAGAGGGGTGTCACCATCAAAATGAATCCTTTCCCTACTTATTCATATTCATCAAAAAACCACTCTAGTTTTAGTAGCGTTCAGTCAGATTTGACTGGCTCTGTTTCTCTAGTTCTCCTTAATGCTGACATGGTACATTCTGTTGGCTATCAGTATTTGTTAGTACTTGCTTTTAGAGAGGTGTGtaacttattttaattattaggCTCTAGTACTATTCACTACCCAGTTGAAAAATGAGTTTAAGTGTCATTAAGGGGTCATGTCACTTAGAACCAGTTCTCACACAGGAGGACATCAGATATAGGAGACAACTCACCTTGGTCTGGGTCTCTGCCTCCTCTTCAGTAACCAGGGCATCCATCCCCAACCGCTGTCTTAACTCTTGGTTCTCCACTACAAGGCCATGCGTCTTCTCTCGTAAAAGCTGATTTTCTAGCAAGagtttctggttctgtgaaaaagtTCGTAAGAGGCTTTTAAAACATCCAGTTCTTTCACTTAAGGGTCCACCTGGTGAAGTTTCACTACAGCtcgtttcctttccttctccttcacctTCTGGAAAACAGACAGTTGTTCACAGTAGGTACTCTAAGGAAAGGTCATAGTTATGAAAAATAATCTAAGAAGTGCCATTTTGTGGGGTCACAAATACCACAATGCCTCTAACTACTAATATAGACCCAGCAAAGGGTGACTTGTGACTTTAAatataatggcaaaaaaaaatcctatcttgAACTAGCAAGTAATAATAGAAGTGACAACAGCGAACcataaaatcaaaatgtttgCTGGCAACAACTTAAGATTAGGTAatcagtgggggcacctgggtggctcggtcggttacgtgtccgacttcggctcaggtcatgatctcatggtccgtgagttcgagccccgcgtcgggctctgggctgatggctcggagcctggagcctgcttccgattctgtgtccccctctctctctgcccctcccccattcatgctctgtctctgtctcaaaaataaataaacgttaaaaaaaaatgataaaaaaaaaaaaaaaaaaaaaagattaggtaaTCAGTGGACcatggaaggggaagggaaacgTTAGCAGACTTTTGGCCAAGCCAGGAAGGGTCTCAGGTTTAAGCGACAATTTCCTATCCGCTTTTAGGAATTTCTTAGTACTAACTTGATAAACGTAACGTTGTTGTAATGTTGTAACTGGTCAACTTTGAGACAGATCTCACACGGATGGATGCCAGCAGGGTGATCGCTTCTGCTCTCCTCAAACTTCACCACTTAACCACTTAATTACCTAGCTCCCCTAATTTAGACTAGTTTAACTTCCAATTAACTGTCCAATTGTATTCTAAAGAGACGGAAACAACTTGGGATAGGCGGCAAACATCAGAATATTCACCAAGGAAGGATGTACAAGCAATAAAAGGTAAGAGTTCGACCTTAAGTATTTTTACCTCTTCCTCCAAATCTACCACTTGCTGCTCCAGCTCACTCATTCGAGCTTTCTTTCGGTCTCTGGCAGTCTGAGCTGCCACTCTGTTTTTCAGTTTCCTGAGAACGGAAGAAACATACCACAGAGTCATTCCCAAAccttatttatatctttatttgaaAACTTGGCCAGCTGCTGCTTTCATTTTCGCTTACAGTATACGGTAGACTAAGGTAAAATACACTCCAGGCTCCTCCCCTcaacgaaacgaaacaaaaaatacagcatttttcaTGGATCTAGCTTGAAAAACTGCTTCATTCTTCCCCATATTGCGTCATCCACACCCCCGTCGCATCCCGGCCACAGCAAGGACGCTGGACACAAATGCTACTCATCTTGCATCATAAGAGatttcctcctccccttttttCACTCCCTCGTAGAACTCAAATAAGGGAGAGGCGGATGCCTCTCGCCCTTGCCGATATTCTGGGCAGTCCCGGGACGCCTGGGCCCGTGTCTGCTCAAGGAGGCACTTATGTCACAAAAGGCACACTGATCACAGAAGAACTAACATTTGAGGAGAAGTGAATACGTGGCATTTCTCGGCCGATCTTTCCAAAGACCTCATGAAATAGATACCATCTTAAGAACGCGGAGACTAAGTTTGACTAGTGAGCCTCACAGACCTTCCAACAATTGTCATTTCGGCTCCGCGCCTTCCCAGAAGAGTAGGTAAACCAGGAAAAGGCTCCTCGACTCCCTGCTACTGCCCAAATTCAGAAACACTGAATGACAGGTCTGCGGTCACAGAGCATGAGGACTCGGAACCCATGTGCCCGAACACCCAGCTCTATGTATCTCTGACATTAGAGACAAAATTGGGCTAgtgggggattaaaaaaaaaaaaaaaaaaggcctaggCGGCCCCGCACTCCCGACTTCCTGCCCCGCCCCACGCCACGCGGGCACCGCACGGGTCAGGCCAAGGGCGCCCAAGCGCGGCAGGCGACCAGTCCCCGGCCCCTCGCCCTCAGCGTCCGCGCTCCGACCCTCGCCCACCTCCGCAGCGCCTTCTCCTCGGGGCTCAGGTGCGTGAGGCGCTGTCGCTTGCGCGCCTGGGGTGGCCCTCCGCTCGCCGCCTCCGGGCTGGCCCCTCGTTGGTCCGGCACCATAAGTGGCAGAGCCCGGCCGGCCGGGgctccggcggcggcggcggcggcggcggcggcgggcttGCCGGACAGAAGCAGCACTTTGGGGGCCCCGGCGGCCGGGCTCTGCGCGGATGCCACCACCACCATGGCCCGAGAGTGTGTACGCCAgtgcgcgccgccgccgccgtcctTGGGGCGGCCCCGCCGCACCCAGACTTTCTACGGTCGTGTCCCTCCGCGATTGGCCAGCGCCGCGTGACGCGTGGCCGCTCTCGGCACCCATTGGTCCGGCCGGCCCCTAGGAGGCGGGGCCTGAGCGTCCAGCGTGGCGGCTGCGAGGCCCAagcaggagggggcgggggcgggccgggAGGACCCCGGGATGCGGCCTGGAGGGCCTGGAGGTTCCAGGTCTCTTCTGCAAGGGCCCGGAGCCCCGCGGAATTTTCTCGTCGGACGGGTTTTTACCCCCTAGGCTGACGCAATTGCACCTAGAACAACTGTGTTTAATTCCAAACGAAGAGATTTCCAGACTGATGATTTTATACCAAGACCGCTTGTCACCAGCAGGCTGTCACCTCTGCCCGAACATATTTTATGTCGTGCGCCACGTCGGGCTCCAAGTGGAGCGGAAAGTCGGGAGAGCGCGCCAGCGGGGCCTGGATTAGAGAAAAGCCTGCAAGGAATTCCGCGAAATAAAGAGTGTTTAGGGAATGAGATCGCGCGTTTTATAACTAGGCTTGGCTCTTAGGTGAGGTTTCATAAACTGAGGCTTGTGATCTCCGAGTGGAAGGAATACAtgcaattttaatttgcatttctaaattttctattatGAGCATACTTTTTTCATTTCAGGTGTTAAAACTAGGGTCCCGGGGTCTACCTTCATCCTCCCTGGCACGCGGAGAGGATCGAGGCtcctgccctgacagctcaggaGCAATTTAGGCACATAAATTTATTAGACTCGAGAAATCCGTGGAATCACTCCCCACAGGCATGTTCACTTCTTTTGAAGCAAATTACAAAATGTTAAGTTCCCTGGAATTACAAAGTGATACTTAACTTTAGCAAGTACCGCTTCCCCTGTGCTTAGCACCGTAATGGGTTCCAGGGATGCAAACATTAGTGAAACTAGCTGGTGGCTGGCACTactcaaaaagtgaaaagatagaATGGGTCTAGGTAATTTTTCAGTGTCATTAAGTCGGATTAGCTCTTCAATTATATTTTGGTGGGGAGGAAACAGGATAGGAAGAGGGAACTAAATCAAATCAGTCTTTTGATATACAGATCCGTTCTCAAGAGGCACAATTTCTGTTATTCCCAGAACTGGGCCATGAGTCTCCCACAGTACACTGAGCTTGTGCACCTCAGGGCGACCTGAGCATACACTGATTCAGAGAACTGGAAAAGAGGGTTGGGAGGTGATCAGAGAAGCCCCTGTTAGTCCAGCAGGGTGTACGTGAGTAACCatgtggagaagggcagagaagaagaGGTGGATGGAGTGCGTTTTGGTCTTGGTTAATGGGGTAGAAATGGAATGTTGAAATTGgctcctccagttttgttttcaagGCTTTTTCAAggcttttatctttttgataaacatttaaaatcatgcTCAAAAACAGTAATTTGACCCAACGCAGATTACTATCCATGAAGTCTCAAACACTGAAGTCCAAACCTTTGAACAGTTTCATATCCTCTTTGTAAGAGTAATCTGATGTTTCTTGCATCAGGtgccattaatattttaaaacatttactagGCACTTGTGATAAGAGatatataaaacac
This DNA window, taken from Neofelis nebulosa isolate mNeoNeb1 chromosome 11, mNeoNeb1.pri, whole genome shotgun sequence, encodes the following:
- the XBP1 gene encoding LOW QUALITY PROTEIN: X-box-binding protein 1 (The sequence of the model RefSeq protein was modified relative to this genomic sequence to represent the inferred CDS: deleted 2 bases in 1 codon); translation: MVVVASAQSPAAGAPKVLLLSGKPAAAAAAAAAGAPAGRALPLMVPDQRGASPEAASGGPPQARKRQRLTHLSPEEKALRRKLKNRVAAQTARDRKKARMSELEQQVVDLEEENQKLLLENQLLREKTHGLVVENQELRQRLGMDALVTEEEAETQTKGNGARPVAGSAESAALRLRASAAGAGPVVTPPEHLPMDSDGVDSSDSESDILLGILFNLDPVMFFRCPSPESTSLEEQPEVYPEGPSSLPASSSPSLGTSSAKLEAINELIRFDHVYTKPLVLEIPSETESQANVVVKIEEAPFSPSEKDHPEFTVSVKEELVEDDFIPELGTSDLLSPSHCPKPSSCLLDAYSDCGYEGSPSPFSDMSSLLGVDHSWEDTFANELFPQLISV